The proteins below are encoded in one region of Clostridium fermenticellae:
- a CDS encoding transketolase C-terminal domain-containing protein, whose product MSNKQFISGDEAVAVGAKLAKPQVISAYPITPQTIVVERLSDFVEDGSLNSEYLYVESEHSAMSSCIGASSVGARTFTATSSQGLLYMCECLHYASGSRLPIVMMNANRSTATPWNIYGDQRDSLSQLESGWIQFYVEDAQEALDTVIQAYRIAEDPEVMTPVMINLDGFVLTHTYELVDIPEQIDVDSFIPYQDYVNKMDIDNPKSTCFTAGPDWNTEFRYQQNCAMLSAIEKIRCTDAEFEKKFGRSYGGLVEDYKCDGADVILVTLGSVTGTARIVVDEMNKNGQKVGLLKLRCIRPFPKKEVVDILRNAKAVGVLEKDISFGYEGAVFSDLNSSLTTLDKVPKTYNFIGGLGGRDISKGDIKEIFEKLLQKSNKNKTDNVEFIKLRCENYGC is encoded by the coding sequence ATGAGTAATAAACAATTTATATCTGGTGATGAGGCAGTTGCTGTTGGAGCTAAATTAGCTAAACCACAGGTTATTTCAGCATATCCAATCACACCCCAAACAATTGTTGTTGAAAGATTATCTGATTTTGTGGAAGATGGATCCTTGAATTCCGAGTATCTATATGTTGAATCAGAACACAGTGCAATGTCATCATGTATAGGAGCAAGTTCAGTTGGTGCCAGAACTTTTACAGCTACATCTTCTCAAGGACTTCTCTATATGTGTGAGTGTCTTCATTATGCTAGTGGATCCCGTTTGCCGATTGTCATGATGAATGCTAATAGATCTACGGCAACTCCCTGGAATATATATGGAGATCAGAGAGATTCTCTTTCCCAGCTTGAGTCCGGGTGGATTCAATTTTATGTCGAGGATGCCCAGGAGGCTTTGGATACAGTTATTCAAGCATACCGTATAGCAGAAGATCCTGAAGTAATGACTCCGGTTATGATAAATCTTGATGGATTTGTATTAACTCATACTTATGAACTTGTTGATATTCCGGAACAAATTGATGTAGATAGTTTTATACCTTATCAGGATTATGTTAATAAAATGGATATTGATAATCCTAAGAGCACATGTTTTACGGCAGGACCAGATTGGAATACAGAATTCCGCTATCAACAAAATTGTGCAATGCTGAGTGCGATTGAAAAGATAAGATGTACTGATGCCGAATTTGAAAAAAAATTTGGACGTTCATATGGTGGATTGGTTGAAGATTACAAATGTGATGGTGCAGATGTTATCCTGGTTACTTTGGGAAGTGTCACTGGAACTGCAAGAATTGTGGTAGATGAGATGAACAAGAATGGCCAGAAAGTTGGACTGCTTAAATTGCGATGTATAAGACCATTTCCAAAAAAAGAAGTAGTCGATATACTGCGTAATGCAAAAGCAGTAGGAGTGCTTGAAAAAGATATTAGTTTTGGTTATGAGGGAGCAGTTTTTTCAGATTTGAATTCATCTCTAACGACTCTTGACAAGGTACCTAAAACTTATAACTTTATTGGTGGACTTGGAGGACGTGATATTTCGAAGGGCGACATAAAAGAGATATTTGAAAAACTTCTTCAAAAAAGCAATAAAAATAAAACAGATAATGTAGAATTTATAAAGTTGAGGTGTGAAAATTATGGCTGTTAA
- a CDS encoding 2-oxoacid:acceptor oxidoreductase family protein: MIEIRWHGRGGQGAFTAARLLGHAVSIHDGKYAQAFPSFGPERRGAPVLAFTRISDNKISDRSQVEKCDYVVVLDETLYGPSVIKGLKNNGILVINSKKNPSEFAGHGFKVITIDATELSLKTLKRPITNVPMLGALIAASGLTNLDAAYESIDSGLSPAIREKNKKVLLEAYNSVKEEA, translated from the coding sequence ATGATTGAAATTCGCTGGCATGGAAGAGGAGGACAAGGAGCATTTACTGCTGCAAGACTGCTGGGACATGCTGTATCAATTCACGATGGTAAATATGCTCAGGCATTTCCATCTTTCGGACCCGAGAGGAGGGGAGCTCCTGTTTTAGCATTTACAAGAATTAGTGACAATAAAATTTCTGACAGGAGTCAAGTTGAGAAATGTGATTATGTAGTAGTTTTAGATGAAACATTATATGGCCCATCGGTTATAAAAGGTTTAAAAAATAATGGAATATTAGTTATAAACTCTAAAAAAAATCCTTCAGAATTTGCCGGGCATGGATTTAAGGTGATAACTATTGATGCTACTGAATTATCCTTAAAAACTTTAAAGAGACCTATAACGAATGTTCCTATGCTTGGTGCACTTATAGCAGCATCTGGACTTACAAATTTAGATGCCGCATATGAGTCAATTGATTCTGGGTTGTCACCGGCTATAAGAGAAAAAAATAAAAAGGTATTGCTTGAGGCATATAATTCTGTAAAGGAGGAAGCGTAA
- a CDS encoding DUF362 domain-containing protein — MSTVSIVKTNGNTEKDIDIAVRKSVEMIGGLKDIIKPQNMVLINPNLVAPGKDRLSGAVTRYEVCKAIADIVKELGAEPVIAESSAAGVDTEKVIEFAGYDKLREKGYKVVDLKRSARQKIECKNGMIVQALESWELVAKADVIISVPVMKTHDQTEVTLGIKNLKGLIHDSQKKKFHQLGVMQGVVDINQCLKPKLTIVDGIVGQEGLGPIFGNPVKLGLIIASKDPVAADSVGSAIMGYDPKDIKITKIAYERGLGEINLDKIDIKGESIEDVKHRFKRASETELEGVPPFTKIEDAAACTGCKNTLISAIMDMKNDHIEHLLEGKTIVLGPVSEEKIPKDIKKEDLILLGKCTKHLEKYGTHVMGCPPNNIWVVNAIAGDRAKVARRYATEEDAND; from the coding sequence ATGAGTACAGTATCTATTGTTAAAACTAATGGTAATACTGAAAAAGACATTGATATCGCTGTGAGAAAGTCCGTAGAGATGATTGGTGGTTTGAAAGATATAATAAAACCACAGAATATGGTTTTAATTAATCCAAACTTGGTGGCACCAGGAAAAGATAGATTATCAGGTGCAGTTACCCGTTATGAGGTATGTAAAGCCATTGCAGATATAGTAAAGGAGTTGGGAGCAGAACCTGTTATCGCAGAATCTTCTGCGGCCGGAGTAGATACTGAAAAAGTTATAGAATTTGCAGGATACGATAAGCTCAGAGAAAAGGGATATAAGGTAGTTGACCTTAAGAGATCAGCTCGTCAGAAAATCGAATGCAAAAACGGTATGATTGTACAAGCATTAGAATCTTGGGAATTAGTAGCTAAAGCAGATGTTATTATAAGTGTACCGGTCATGAAAACTCATGATCAAACTGAGGTCACTCTTGGAATTAAGAATTTGAAAGGGTTAATTCATGATAGCCAAAAGAAGAAATTCCATCAACTCGGGGTTATGCAGGGAGTAGTAGATATAAATCAATGTCTCAAACCAAAGTTAACTATAGTTGATGGGATAGTAGGTCAAGAGGGACTTGGACCTATATTTGGGAATCCGGTTAAATTAGGATTGATTATTGCGTCAAAAGACCCCGTAGCAGCGGATTCAGTAGGAAGTGCCATTATGGGTTATGATCCAAAAGATATAAAAATAACTAAAATTGCATATGAGCGTGGTCTGGGAGAAATTAACCTTGATAAGATAGATATTAAAGGTGAATCTATAGAAGATGTAAAGCATCGTTTCAAGCGTGCCTCTGAAACTGAATTAGAAGGTGTCCCTCCTTTTACAAAGATTGAAGATGCAGCGGCATGTACGGGCTGTAAAAATACGCTTATAAGTGCGATTATGGACATGAAAAATGATCATATAGAACATTTGCTTGAGGGCAAGACAATTGTATTAGGGCCGGTGAGTGAAGAAAAAATTCCTAAAGATATAAAAAAGGAAGATTTAATACTCCTTGGAAAGTGTACAAAACATTTAGAGAAATATGGTACACATGTAATGGGGTGTCCACCTAATAATATCTGGGTAGTAAATGCAATAGCAGGAGATAGGGCAAAAGTGGCAAGAAGATATGCTACTGAAGAAGATGCAAACGATTAA
- a CDS encoding thiamine pyrophosphate-dependent enzyme: MAVNAKSLTNEEYFYGHKACGGCGASLAIRLALKIFGKRTFAAVPPNCMSTVGFIYPNFPFFCNAIIPPFAATGSVMSGILAGAKALGLKDYNVIGFAGDGGTADIGLQSLSGVVDRKEKITYICYDNEAYMNTGVQKSGLTPYGSKTTNTPVGKNIHGCMTTKKNMFEIMAAHDIAYAATASVGYPEDLLSKLERAKNCTETSYIHIFTPCPTGWGTPSDVTIDLAKDAVDCGLWFLAEYENGEFTVNKNPEKFTPVKDYLKKQGRFSHLTEEDIEIITEQRDAKWQKIRTNWIK; encoded by the coding sequence ATGGCTGTTAATGCAAAAAGTTTAACTAATGAGGAATATTTTTATGGTCATAAAGCTTGTGGTGGCTGTGGAGCAAGTTTGGCAATACGATTAGCTCTAAAGATTTTTGGAAAAAGAACCTTTGCTGCAGTACCGCCTAATTGTATGTCAACTGTTGGTTTTATATATCCTAATTTCCCATTCTTTTGTAATGCTATAATTCCTCCTTTTGCGGCAACCGGGTCAGTTATGTCTGGCATACTAGCTGGTGCCAAGGCTCTTGGACTTAAAGACTATAATGTGATTGGATTTGCTGGAGATGGTGGAACTGCAGATATAGGACTGCAGTCTTTATCGGGAGTTGTTGACCGAAAGGAAAAAATAACTTACATCTGCTATGATAATGAGGCATATATGAATACAGGTGTTCAAAAAAGTGGACTTACTCCTTATGGATCTAAGACTACAAATACCCCTGTAGGTAAAAATATTCATGGCTGCATGACCACAAAGAAAAATATGTTTGAGATAATGGCGGCCCACGATATTGCATATGCTGCAACAGCAAGTGTGGGTTATCCGGAAGACCTTTTAAGCAAATTGGAGAGAGCAAAGAATTGTACTGAAACTTCATATATTCATATTTTTACTCCATGTCCAACTGGTTGGGGAACTCCATCTGATGTAACAATTGATTTAGCTAAAGATGCTGTTGACTGCGGTTTGTGGTTTTTAGCAGAATATGAAAATGGTGAATTTACTGTTAATAAAAATCCGGAGAAATTTACTCCTGTAAAAGATTATTTAAAAAAACAGGGACGTTTTTCGCATTTAACTGAA
- a CDS encoding 4Fe-4S binding protein, translated as MNKPKVETFNPPKKISEYPLGPSSYSGHLTEVSSGMRTFRAVIDNDKCVKCLRCFMLCPDGAIDKSGDVLEIDYDYCKGCGICAKVCKLNAVSMEEEAKYE; from the coding sequence TTGAATAAACCAAAAGTGGAAACATTTAATCCACCTAAAAAAATAAGTGAATATCCATTAGGACCTTCATCCTATTCAGGACATTTAACAGAAGTAAGCTCTGGAATGAGAACTTTTCGTGCTGTAATAGACAATGATAAATGTGTAAAATGCTTAAGATGTTTTATGCTTTGCCCTGATGGTGCAATAGATAAATCGGGAGATGTTTTAGAAATTGATTATGATTACTGCAAGGGTTGTGGTATCTGCGCAAAGGTATGTAAATTAAATGCAGTAAGTATGGAAGAGGAGGCAAAATATGAGTAA